The following is a genomic window from Aquificota bacterium.
AGGAAAGCCCACTATTATGTCTGTGGAGAAGGTTATACCCTTTACATAGTGCCTTAACATGTCTATCTTCTCAAGGTATTCTTCCTTTGTATAACCCCTGTCCATAAGCCTTAGTATCCTTGTAGAACCGGATTGCACCGGAAGGTGGATATGCTCGCACACTTGAGGGATTTCTCCCATAGCCTTTGCAATGTTTTCTGTTAGGTCCCTTGGATGTCCTGTGGTGAACCTTATCCTTTCCACTCCCGGCACTTCTGCCACCCTGTAAAGAAGTTCTTCAAAGGGTATGCCAAGGTCTTGGCCCCATGCGGTCACGTTTTGGCCAAGAAGATGTATCTCCTTTACGCCATCTTCTACAAGGAACTTTACCTCAGAAAGGATACTTTCCAAGCTTCTTGACCTCTGCCTTCCCCTCGTTTTTGGCACAACGCAGTAGGTGCAGTTCTTATCACAACCCTTCATAACGGTCACATAAGCACAAAACTGGTTATCTCTTACAGTAGGATATTCCCAAAGCTTATCCTCATCCTCCGGTGGGTTTTCCAAAATGGCTATTGCCTTGTAGCCAGCTTGAGCCTGATGGATAAGCTCTGGAAGCTGGTGCATGTTAAAGCTGGAAAACATTATGTCTACCATAGGAGCCTTTTGAATAAGCTCCTCTCCCATCCTTTGGACAAGGCACCCACATACACCAATAAGGGCGTTGGGGTTTCTTTCTTTTATCTTTTTATATTCACCCAAATGAGAATAGACCTTTTGGTCTGGCTTTTCTCTAATGGTGCATGTGTTTATAAGGATTAGGTCAGCTTCTTCCCAGCTTTTGGCAGGCTCATAGCCCATGCTTTGGAGTATGCCCCTAAGCCTTTCCGAGTCGTTAAAGTTCATCTGGCATCCAAAGGTCTTTATGTAGTACTTCATAGTGATAAAATTTATCACATGGAAGAGAGAAAACCAGAGGTAGTGGAAGAGAGCATATGGGTGGCAGGAGAAGCTATAAAGAAGGCTCCAAAGCTTTATGGTGTGCCAACGGGCGTGGAAGGTTTGGATGACCTGTTTTTTACTTCAGACATCCAAGATGGAAAGCCTGTAAGAAAAAGCCTTGGTGGCATTCCAGCCTACTCGGTGGTAAACATAACGGGCGTCTCCGATACGGGCAAAAGCCTGATGGTGGAACAGTACGCCATAAAGCAGGCAAGCAGGGGTGAGGCGGTAGCTTTTATAACGGTGGAGGCACCAGCCCACTTTGTGGTGACGGGCCTTAGAGAAAGGGCAAAGGCCATGGGCATAGAGTTTGAAAATGTAGAGAACAACATAATCCTTATAGATGCGGCAAGCCACGGAAGGCTAAGGGACAATATACCAGACCTTTTGGCCACCCTTGCCCACGTTATAAAGACCTATAAGGTAAGGCACACCATCATAGACTCTGTAACCGGCCTTTATGAGGCAAGAGAGATGCAGGCAAGGGTGGTAGTCAGACAGCTTTTTAACTTTATGAAAAAGTGGTATCAGACTGCCCTCTTTGTATCTCAAAAGAGAAGCGGGCATGAGGAGCTAACGGCGGAAGCGGCAGGTGGCTATGCCATAAGCCACATAGTGGATTGTTCTATGGTGCTTTCTAAGGACCTTATCCTTACGCCCACTCAATCAAAGCTTTACAAAAAGCCCATAGGTGAGATAGTTAGGCTTTTTAGGATAGATGGTTGTAGGCTTTGCGGGCATGACACAAGAACGCATTTTATGGAGATAACAGAGCTTGGCCTTGTTAAAATTGGACCACCCCTTTCTGCATAAAGGAGGATAGAATGGACTACCATGTGAAGGACCTAAGCCTTGCCGAACTTGGGAAAAACAGGATAGAATGGGCCCAGAGGGACATGCCAGTCCTCACAAGCATAAGAGAAAGGTTTTCAAAGGAAAAGCCCTTTAAAGGCATACGCATATCCGCCTGTTTGCATGTGACCACGGAGACGGCAAACCTTGTTATTACTCTTAAGGAAGGTGGCGCAGAGGTATATCTTACAGCTTCAAACCCCCTTTCCACACAAGATGATGTGGCCTCTGCCCTTGTAAAGCACTTTGATATTCCAGTCTTTGCCATAAAGGGAGAAGACACAGAAACATACTATATGCACCTAAGGGAGGTCATAAAAAGGGAGCCACACATAGTCATAGACGATGGCGCAGACCTCATATCCACCTTACATAAGGAATTTCCTACCTTGGCTGAGAAGGTCCTGGGTGGTATGGAGGAGACCACCACGGGAGTTATAAGGCTTAGAGCCATGGCGGACCAAGGAGTTTTAAAGTTCCCTATAATTGCGGTCAACGACGCCTACACAAAGCATATGTTTGACAACCGGTATGGCACAGGCCAATCCACCATAGATGCCATCATGAGGGCAACCAACAGGCTCATAGCGGGCTCTTACTTTGTGGTGGCTGGCTATGGCTGGTGTGGGAAGGGTGTGGCCCAGAGGGCAAGGGGTATGGGTGCCACCGTTATAGTATGCGAGGTGGACCCCATAAAGGCCCTTGAGGCAAAGATGGACGGCTTTTTGGTAATGCCCATGATAGAGGCTTGCAAGCTTGGAGACTTCTTTGTGACTGTGACAGGAAACACATCGGTTATAAGAAGGGAACACTTTGAGGCAATGAAGGATGGAGCCATCATATCCAACTCAGGACACTTTAACGTGGAGATAGATATAGAAGCTTTGGAAGAGCTAAGCGTTAGCAAAAGGGAAATAAGGCCCTTTGTGGAAGAATACACCTTAAGGGATGGCAAAAAGATATACCTATTGGCTCAGGGAAGGCTTGTAAACTTGGCCGCCGCCGAAGGCCACCCTGCTTCCGTCATGGATATGAGCTTTGCAAACCAAGCCCTCTCTGCAGAATACATACTCAAAAACCACCAAAGCTTGGAAAAGAGGGTGTATAAGGTGCCAGATGAGATAGACAGAGAGGTGGCAAGCTTAAAGCTAAAAAGCATGGGAGTAGAGATAGATGAGCTAACACCAGAGCAGATAAAATACCTTACCTCTTGGGAGTTTGGCACATAATGTTAAGCTTTGAGGACCTTTTGAAAAAGAAGGAAAGTTTATGCGTAGTGGGGCTTGGTTATGTAGGTCTTCCATTGGCAGTAGCCTTTGCCAAACATTTTAGAGTTATAGGCTTTGATAAAAATACCAAAAGGGTGCAAGAGCTAAAAGAGGGTATAGACAGAACTGGACAGGTACCAAAAGAGGAGTTAAAGGAAGTAGATATTAAATTTACCAGCGACGAGAAAGATATAGGAGAGGCAAGGTTTATAGTGATCGCGGTTCCTACACCGGTTGATAAACTAAAGGACCCAGACCTTTCCTTTCTTAAGCTGGCTTCTGCCACCGTTGGAAGGAATATGAAAAGGGGGTCTGTGGTTGTGTATGAATCTACCGTATATCCGGGTGCTACAGAAGAGGTGTGCGTACCCATACTGGAAAAGGAAAGTGGGCTTGTTTGGAAAAAAGATTTCTTCGTAGGCTACTCACCAGAAAGGATAAACCCCGGAGACAAGGAGCATACTTTGGAAAAGATAGTAAAGGTGGTGGCTGGAGATACTCCAGAAACCTTAGAACTTTTGGCTTCTGTGTATGGTAAGATTATAAGCGTAGGAATTTACAAAGCCAAGGATATTAGAACTGCCGAGGCTGCCAAGGTAATAGAGAATATACAAAGGGATATAAACATAGCTTTGATGAATGAGCTTGCCATGCTTTTTGAAAAGCTTGGCCTTGATACAAAGAGCGTTTTGGAAGCTGCATCCACCAAATGGAACTTCTTAAGGTTTGAACCCGGGCTTGTGGGTGGCCACTGCATTCCAGTAGACCCTTACTATTTAGCTCACAAGGCCCAACAGGTAGGCTATATACCAAGGCTTATACTTGCAGGAAGGGGAATAAACGAGGAAGTGCCTTCCTTTATTGCCAAGCAAACCATAAAAATGCTAACTAAGGCTGGTAAGATGAAGGTAGGGGCAAAGGCCATAATCTTTGGTTTGGCTTTTAAAGAAAACGTGCCAGATATAAGGAACAGCAAGGTTTATGACCTATACAGAGAGCTAAAAGATTTTGGCTTGGATGTGTACATATACGACCCTCTTGTAGACCCGGAAGAAGCTTATGAAGAATACGGCCTTGAGGTTCTCAAGAACCCAAGGGAAAAGGCTCCCTACCATGTAGCCATTTTGGCAGTCAAACACAAGGTGTTTTTGGAAAAGCCTGTGGAATGGTATAAAGAACTCATCACGGAACCATGTGTTTTTATAGATGTAAAGGGCGTTTATCCAATGGAAGGCAAATGCCTATATTGGAGGCTTTAGATTATCTAAACCTTGCCAGTATGGCAAAAAAGGACCAAAGGTCTTTTGGAACGGTTATCCTTGGTAAAAGATAAGGATCATCACCTTGTTTTATCGTTCTTTTTTCTGTGGTAAAGGCAGAGAGGAAGCTTTTGGAAACTTCTTCCTTAAAAACTTTGTCGTAATCTCCAAAAGGATATGCAGAATGATAGATTTTTCCTCCGATTAACTCTTCAAGTTCCTTCTTAGCCTCTTCTATTTCCTTCTTTACCCTTTTTAACCTTTCCTCCTCGCTTTCAAAATCAAGAAATCGCTCAAAATGCTTAAAAAGCTCCTCTTTAAGGTCCTTTTTCCATTCTTTCCTTTCAAAAAAGGACCTTGGCAGGGAATTTATAAAGTCTTTTACCTCTTTCCTTAGCTTTCCTACTCTTATAGATAGAGAACCCTTCATGGGAAATATTGGAAAGCCAAGCTTTGGTTCTTCTCCATAAGCATGCATAAGGGACCAATGACCTTTACCATCATAAAAGCCCAATAAATCCTCAGAGTAAAAATCCTTGGTATGGTGCTTAGAATGCCAGCCTATATCAAAAACGTCTTGCATGGCTCTTAGCTCTTCTTGAGTTAAGAAATCTTGGCTTATTCCATCCTTTAAAAACTCCAAGTTTGCCTCGTGCATACTTTTGGGACCATAGAGTTCTCTAAGGGATGCCTTACCATTCCAGTAGTCTTCTAAGCTTTTTCTTTTGTAATCTTCTCTTATTATCCTTGAGGAAGCAACAAAGATCGTTGCCCTAAGTCCATGCTTTTTGAGAAGAGGATAGGCATATATGTAGTTGTCCGCATATCCATCGTCAAAGGTTATTGCTACAGTTCTTTTTGGAATATCCTTTCCAGAATTTAGAATTTCTATGACTTCATCCAAGGAAATTACACGGAAAAACCTTTTTAAAATGCCCAATTCTACGTCAAAGGTTTTCCACCAAAGGTCAAAGGAAGGGTATTTTATTACCTTATGATAAAGGAGGACTATCATTTTATAAGCTCCTCAAAAAGTTCTAAGTATTTTTTGGCTGTGGATTGAATGGAGAATTTTTGAGCTGTTTGAATAGCTTTCTCTGATATATTGTTATAATCTTCTTCCGATAGATGGAGTGCTATCTTCATTTTTTCCAACATGGCTTGGAAATTACCCACCGGCACTGTAAATCCATTTACACCATCTACTAAAAAGCTTCCAACTCCGCCCGCAAGGGTGGATATTACTACAAGGCCACAGGC
Proteins encoded in this region:
- a CDS encoding polysaccharide deacetylase family protein, encoding MIVLLYHKVIKYPSFDLWWKTFDVELGILKRFFRVISLDEVIEILNSGKDIPKRTVAITFDDGYADNYIYAYPLLKKHGLRATIFVASSRIIREDYKRKSLEDYWNGKASLRELYGPKSMHEANLEFLKDGISQDFLTQEELRAMQDVFDIGWHSKHHTKDFYSEDLLGFYDGKGHWSLMHAYGEEPKLGFPIFPMKGSLSIRVGKLRKEVKDFINSLPRSFFERKEWKKDLKEELFKHFERFLDFESEEERLKRVKKEIEEAKKELEELIGGKIYHSAYPFGDYDKVFKEEVSKSFLSAFTTEKRTIKQGDDPYLLPRITVPKDLWSFFAILARFR
- the miaB gene encoding tRNA (N6-isopentenyl adenosine(37)-C2)-methylthiotransferase MiaB → MKYYIKTFGCQMNFNDSERLRGILQSMGYEPAKSWEEADLILINTCTIREKPDQKVYSHLGEYKKIKERNPNALIGVCGCLVQRMGEELIQKAPMVDIMFSSFNMHQLPELIHQAQAGYKAIAILENPPEDEDKLWEYPTVRDNQFCAYVTVMKGCDKNCTYCVVPKTRGRQRSRSLESILSEVKFLVEDGVKEIHLLGQNVTAWGQDLGIPFEELLYRVAEVPGVERIRFTTGHPRDLTENIAKAMGEIPQVCEHIHLPVQSGSTRILRLMDRGYTKEEYLEKIDMLRHYVKGITFSTDIIVGFPTETEEDFEDTLDVLEKVRFEQVFSFKYSPRPDTPAYSMEGQVPDEIKAQRMTRLLELQKKILGEIAKSYEGTEQEVLIESYEEGRLIGRTRTNRWASLKGDESLLGSIVKVRVINSKPFNMECELLEVKHGHAGPIHSS
- a CDS encoding KaiC domain-containing protein, with the protein product MEERKPEVVEESIWVAGEAIKKAPKLYGVPTGVEGLDDLFFTSDIQDGKPVRKSLGGIPAYSVVNITGVSDTGKSLMVEQYAIKQASRGEAVAFITVEAPAHFVVTGLRERAKAMGIEFENVENNIILIDAASHGRLRDNIPDLLATLAHVIKTYKVRHTIIDSVTGLYEAREMQARVVVRQLFNFMKKWYQTALFVSQKRSGHEELTAEAAGGYAISHIVDCSMVLSKDLILTPTQSKLYKKPIGEIVRLFRIDGCRLCGHDTRTHFMEITELGLVKIGPPLSA
- a CDS encoding nucleotide sugar dehydrogenase, which produces MLSFEDLLKKKESLCVVGLGYVGLPLAVAFAKHFRVIGFDKNTKRVQELKEGIDRTGQVPKEELKEVDIKFTSDEKDIGEARFIVIAVPTPVDKLKDPDLSFLKLASATVGRNMKRGSVVVYESTVYPGATEEVCVPILEKESGLVWKKDFFVGYSPERINPGDKEHTLEKIVKVVAGDTPETLELLASVYGKIISVGIYKAKDIRTAEAAKVIENIQRDINIALMNELAMLFEKLGLDTKSVLEAASTKWNFLRFEPGLVGGHCIPVDPYYLAHKAQQVGYIPRLILAGRGINEEVPSFIAKQTIKMLTKAGKMKVGAKAIIFGLAFKENVPDIRNSKVYDLYRELKDFGLDVYIYDPLVDPEEAYEEYGLEVLKNPREKAPYHVAILAVKHKVFLEKPVEWYKELITEPCVFIDVKGVYPMEGKCLYWRL
- the ahcY gene encoding adenosylhomocysteinase, giving the protein MDYHVKDLSLAELGKNRIEWAQRDMPVLTSIRERFSKEKPFKGIRISACLHVTTETANLVITLKEGGAEVYLTASNPLSTQDDVASALVKHFDIPVFAIKGEDTETYYMHLREVIKREPHIVIDDGADLISTLHKEFPTLAEKVLGGMEETTTGVIRLRAMADQGVLKFPIIAVNDAYTKHMFDNRYGTGQSTIDAIMRATNRLIAGSYFVVAGYGWCGKGVAQRARGMGATVIVCEVDPIKALEAKMDGFLVMPMIEACKLGDFFVTVTGNTSVIRREHFEAMKDGAIISNSGHFNVEIDIEALEELSVSKREIRPFVEEYTLRDGKKIYLLAQGRLVNLAAAEGHPASVMDMSFANQALSAEYILKNHQSLEKRVYKVPDEIDREVASLKLKSMGVEIDELTPEQIKYLTSWEFGT